The following proteins are co-located in the Acidicapsa acidisoli genome:
- a CDS encoding radical SAM protein: protein MSKAVKYAEKAVVYAAKGTWAVFERLNSINPNESITPKWSDKPLLKSWQKEKPPLGWPRSTDSLCPKCVPEIRQQILDGKLPHEVLLNEKVGEIKAQIVERDGQILMVKDCPKHGHFEDLMSMDTAFFRHLEETFPGRDIRAHNDEKLHNHGTSTVTHGRGSVLTIDLTNRCNMMCDPCFMDANQVGFVHELTWDEIKTMLDNAITIKPRRQMSVQFSGGEPTLSPYFLDAVAYSRKVGYNSVQAASNGIEFAKSKELCRAAAEAGLRYVYLQFDGIGNAANSHRKVGNLFDVKLQAIANLHEAGVDIVPVTTIINGINNEQVGRIVEFALDNPKTISFLSFQPVSFTGRDEDISDDRRQAQRYTLSHLAHDVKNQTGLGEPTRDWFPISFMSTFSDWADNVHGPNNEWGQLSCGCHPNCGIGMALMIDKETKEAVPVTAFLNADRLARDVAKVNDAARGKFLSILGISLALLRNYDPFKAPTHFKISDMMKKMDKTFGATGKDYGSVKGDRTAQDIQKRRADRWNFLFIAGMWFQDLFNYDFRRTEQCIIPYATQEGEISFCAYNTGVGWRNIIEKMHMTATLTKWYEEHGRHEIFAGGKKVGMAHQGHKLLLNQEHVNAEANHTLDDLGIAKNAREEKLRARDEKIKADAENARMAKLYREHVLGEKPIEGLIRLDAIAPAKPVATRTEEPVAGD, encoded by the coding sequence ATGTCGAAAGCGGTCAAATACGCCGAGAAAGCAGTCGTCTACGCAGCCAAGGGCACATGGGCGGTATTCGAGCGCCTCAACAGCATCAATCCCAACGAGTCCATTACGCCTAAGTGGAGCGACAAGCCGCTGCTCAAGAGCTGGCAGAAGGAAAAGCCGCCTCTCGGATGGCCTCGCAGCACGGATTCTCTCTGTCCCAAGTGCGTTCCCGAGATTCGCCAGCAGATTCTTGACGGCAAGCTTCCGCATGAAGTCCTGCTGAATGAGAAGGTTGGCGAGATCAAGGCGCAGATCGTCGAGCGTGACGGCCAGATCCTGATGGTCAAGGATTGCCCTAAGCACGGCCATTTTGAAGATCTGATGTCGATGGACACGGCTTTCTTCCGGCACCTCGAAGAGACCTTTCCGGGCCGCGACATCCGCGCCCACAATGACGAGAAGCTGCACAACCACGGGACGTCAACCGTTACCCATGGCCGCGGCTCGGTTCTGACCATCGATCTGACCAACCGTTGCAATATGATGTGCGATCCCTGCTTCATGGACGCGAACCAGGTCGGCTTTGTGCATGAGCTGACGTGGGACGAGATCAAGACCATGCTGGACAACGCGATTACCATCAAGCCGCGTCGCCAGATGAGCGTGCAGTTCTCCGGTGGAGAGCCGACGTTGTCGCCTTACTTCCTTGATGCGGTAGCTTACTCGCGCAAGGTCGGTTACAACAGCGTTCAGGCTGCCTCGAATGGCATCGAGTTCGCGAAGAGCAAGGAACTCTGCCGTGCCGCTGCGGAAGCTGGCCTGCGCTACGTCTATCTCCAGTTTGACGGTATCGGCAACGCTGCCAACTCGCACCGCAAGGTCGGCAACCTGTTCGACGTCAAGTTGCAGGCGATCGCCAATCTGCATGAAGCCGGCGTGGATATCGTCCCGGTTACGACGATCATCAACGGCATCAACAACGAGCAGGTGGGCCGCATCGTCGAGTTCGCGCTCGACAATCCGAAGACCATCAGCTTCCTCAGCTTCCAGCCGGTTTCCTTCACAGGCCGCGACGAAGACATCAGCGACGACCGCCGACAGGCGCAGCGTTATACGCTGAGCCATCTGGCGCATGACGTGAAGAACCAGACCGGCTTGGGCGAGCCAACCCGCGACTGGTTCCCGATCAGCTTCATGAGCACCTTCTCGGATTGGGCGGATAACGTCCACGGACCCAACAACGAGTGGGGTCAGCTTTCCTGCGGTTGCCACCCGAACTGCGGCATCGGCATGGCGCTGATGATCGACAAGGAAACCAAAGAAGCTGTCCCGGTCACCGCGTTCCTCAATGCCGACCGGCTGGCTCGCGATGTGGCTAAGGTTAACGATGCGGCTCGCGGCAAGTTCCTGTCGATCCTCGGCATCAGCCTCGCGCTGCTGCGCAACTACGATCCCTTCAAGGCTCCGACCCACTTCAAAATCAGCGACATGATGAAGAAGATGGACAAGACCTTCGGCGCGACCGGCAAGGACTACGGCAGCGTCAAGGGCGATCGTACCGCACAGGACATCCAGAAGCGTCGTGCCGATCGGTGGAACTTCCTGTTCATCGCAGGTATGTGGTTCCAGGATCTGTTCAACTACGACTTCCGCCGCACCGAGCAGTGCATCATTCCCTACGCCACGCAGGAAGGCGAGATCAGCTTCTGCGCGTACAACACTGGCGTGGGCTGGCGCAACATCATCGAGAAGATGCACATGACCGCGACCCTCACCAAGTGGTACGAGGAGCACGGGCGTCATGAGATCTTCGCCGGCGGCAAGAAGGTGGGCATGGCGCACCAGGGCCACAAACTGCTTCTGAACCAGGAGCACGTGAACGCCGAAGCAAATCACACGCTGGACGATCTGGGCATTGCGAAGAACGCCCGCGAAGAGAAGCTTCGCGCCCGCGACGAAAAGATCAAGGCCGACGCAGAGAACGCCCGCATGGCAAAGCTCTATCGCGAGCATGTTCTCGGTGAAAAGCCAATCGAGGGCCTGATTCGCCTTGACGCAATCGCACCGGCAAAGCCGGTTGCTACGCGCACCGAAGAACCTGTCGCAGGCGACTAA
- a CDS encoding A/G-specific adenine glycosylase, with product MAELGGTAHLSGYAIEDLRSRLLAWYDSNRRDLPWRRTQDPYAIWVSEIMLQQTRVAAVVDRYEVFLRNFPSVEALAFAAEDDVLTLWSGLGYYRRARMLHKAAKAVARDHLGVMPRTAAGLRELPGIGAYTSAAIASIAYGEMTAVVDGNVERVAQRLAGWGSESREGQSKLSRATETLANMLLDLKRPGDFNQSMMELGATVCLPTSPKCLTCPIELHCRTRGEHPTPKRAKMRSQDAAYALVIRSRGEDREVLLDQRPEDQTVMPGMWELPALRETEVAASDLNMVVRHAIMEVNYSVRIRNVAEEEAGELVIPSERRRWTRIHDVDAMPLTGLARKVLFRAKLPELSPSITVLK from the coding sequence TTGGCGGAATTGGGAGGCACCGCTCATCTGAGCGGGTATGCAATCGAAGATCTGCGATCCAGATTGCTCGCCTGGTATGATTCGAATCGCAGGGACTTGCCTTGGCGCAGGACGCAGGATCCCTACGCCATCTGGGTGTCCGAAATCATGCTCCAACAGACCAGGGTCGCTGCGGTCGTTGATCGCTACGAGGTTTTCCTGCGCAATTTTCCTTCGGTTGAAGCACTTGCGTTTGCTGCGGAAGACGATGTCCTGACGCTTTGGAGCGGCCTGGGCTACTATCGGCGCGCCCGCATGCTGCATAAGGCTGCGAAGGCAGTCGCCCGCGATCATCTTGGCGTAATGCCGCGCACCGCCGCCGGCCTACGCGAACTGCCTGGAATCGGAGCATACACTTCGGCGGCTATCGCCAGCATCGCATACGGCGAGATGACGGCTGTGGTTGACGGCAATGTGGAGCGGGTGGCGCAGCGTCTCGCGGGGTGGGGCAGCGAATCCCGCGAGGGGCAATCCAAGCTGTCGCGCGCGACCGAAACGCTCGCGAATATGCTGCTCGATCTAAAACGCCCCGGCGACTTCAACCAGAGCATGATGGAACTCGGCGCGACGGTCTGTCTGCCAACGAGCCCGAAGTGCCTGACTTGTCCAATCGAACTCCATTGCCGGACTCGCGGCGAACACCCAACGCCCAAGCGGGCAAAAATGCGCAGCCAGGACGCTGCGTATGCGCTGGTCATTCGAAGCCGGGGCGAAGATCGCGAGGTGTTGCTCGATCAGCGCCCGGAGGATCAGACCGTGATGCCGGGAATGTGGGAGCTTCCTGCGCTGCGGGAGACGGAGGTTGCCGCCTCTGATCTAAATATGGTTGTGCGCCACGCGATCATGGAAGTGAACTACAGCGTCCGCATCCGAAACGTCGCCGAGGAGGAGGCTGGAGAGTTGGTGATTCCATCCGAGCGCCGCAGATGGACTCGGATTCACGACGTGGACGCTATGCCGTTGACTGGCCTTGCGCGCAAGGTTTTGTTTCGGGCGAAGCTGCCGGAACTTTCGCCAAGTATCACGGTGCTCAAATAG
- a CDS encoding OsmC family protein, which yields MASKASAIWTGSLKEGKGSISTATGVLSNANYSFATRFEGADSGTTPEELIAAAHASCFSMALGAQLGGAGFTPTKIETHAAVTLAKVGDGFSITKITLDTTADVPGATKEAFNTAAANAKAGCPISKLFANNTEIVLNAKLT from the coding sequence ATGGCGAGCAAGGCAAGCGCAATTTGGACGGGTTCTCTCAAGGAAGGCAAAGGCAGCATCAGCACGGCAACCGGAGTACTGTCGAACGCAAACTATTCCTTCGCGACCCGGTTCGAGGGCGCAGACAGCGGCACGACCCCTGAAGAGCTGATTGCGGCGGCTCATGCAAGCTGCTTCTCAATGGCCCTGGGCGCGCAACTCGGCGGCGCTGGATTCACCCCGACCAAGATTGAAACCCACGCGGCCGTGACCCTGGCGAAGGTCGGCGATGGCTTCTCGATCACCAAGATCACGCTGGACACCACTGCTGACGTTCCCGGCGCAACCAAGGAAGCCTTTAACACAGCCGCTGCCAACGCCAAGGCCGGCTGCCCGATTTCGAAGCTCTTCGCCAACAACACCGAGATCGTGCTGAACGCTAAGCTCACCTAA
- a CDS encoding SRPBCC family protein, whose protein sequence is MPDILHLIKIHAPIERVYQAITTAEGIRNWWTREADLDESIGGRGEFRFSAYGTNQHATRVSIEELISPTHVEWKTISSFRPEWSETSISFDLRPEGSTTVLLFAHRDFAQADEIYALTTTGWAYYLVSLQQYLESGQGAPSPDIDFARMIR, encoded by the coding sequence ATGCCTGACATTCTGCATCTCATCAAGATCCATGCGCCAATTGAGCGGGTCTACCAGGCGATCACCACAGCCGAAGGTATTCGCAACTGGTGGACACGCGAAGCCGACCTGGACGAAAGCATCGGCGGCAGAGGCGAGTTCCGATTCAGCGCTTACGGAACGAACCAGCACGCAACGCGGGTGAGCATTGAGGAGCTCATCTCGCCGACGCACGTGGAATGGAAGACAATCTCCAGCTTCCGTCCCGAATGGAGCGAAACCTCGATCAGCTTCGACCTGCGCCCGGAAGGAAGCACAACCGTCCTTCTGTTTGCGCATCGGGATTTCGCACAGGCCGATGAGATCTACGCCCTGACGACGACAGGCTGGGCTTACTATCTAGTGAGCCTGCAACAGTATCTGGAATCAGGACAGGGCGCACCCAGTCCTGACATCGATTTCGCCCGCATGATTCGATAA